The following are from one region of the Stigmatella ashevillena genome:
- a CDS encoding metallophosphoesterase, whose amino-acid sequence MDAASNATAPNRLRPARNELVVREKEETLRLRWRDYFALSEHQLYVPGLSPEHDGLRVAQLSDVHVGQATSAVRIRRAVEAVNASAPDLVFLTGDYVTHSPKPLPRVRELLAGLTGPVFVVLGNHDHWVNAPYLREGFERLGYTVLQNEHRVVTVRGAPATVLGVDDGRTGRDDVKATFQGAPTRGTRLVLAHTPPTIEKLPPHQGLVQFSGHTHGGQFVVRGLTEAVFRRAGQPYIRGHYTVRGNQLYVNQGLGFGFGGPYLRRGTQPEVAFFTLRAAPALQMAL is encoded by the coding sequence ATGGACGCGGCCTCCAACGCCACGGCCCCCAACAGGCTGCGCCCGGCGCGGAACGAGCTGGTGGTCCGGGAGAAGGAAGAGACGCTGCGGCTGCGCTGGCGCGACTACTTCGCGCTCAGTGAGCATCAACTGTACGTGCCGGGGCTGAGCCCGGAGCACGACGGGCTGCGCGTGGCGCAACTGTCGGATGTCCACGTGGGACAGGCCACGTCCGCGGTGCGCATCCGCCGCGCGGTGGAGGCGGTGAACGCCTCGGCGCCGGACCTGGTGTTCCTCACGGGCGACTACGTCACCCACAGCCCGAAGCCGCTGCCGCGCGTGCGCGAGCTGCTGGCGGGGCTGACGGGCCCGGTCTTCGTGGTGCTGGGCAACCATGACCACTGGGTGAACGCGCCCTACCTGCGCGAGGGCTTCGAGCGGCTGGGCTACACGGTGCTCCAGAACGAACACCGGGTGGTGACCGTGCGAGGTGCCCCCGCCACGGTGCTCGGCGTGGACGATGGGCGCACGGGCCGGGACGACGTGAAGGCGACCTTCCAGGGCGCGCCCACGCGCGGCACGCGGCTGGTGCTGGCCCACACGCCGCCCACCATCGAGAAGCTGCCACCGCACCAGGGGCTGGTGCAGTTCTCCGGACACACGCACGGCGGCCAGTTCGTGGTGCGAGGGCTGACGGAGGCCGTCTTCCGGCGCGCGGGCCAGCCCTACATCCGCGGGCACTACACCGTGCGAGGCAACCAGCTCTACGTGAACCAGGGACTGGGCTTCGGCTTCGGCGGGCCGTACCTGCGGCGCGGCACCCAACCCGAGGTGGCCTTCTTCACGCTGCGCGCCGCCCCGGCCCTCCAAATGGCGCTGTAG
- a CDS encoding CBASS oligonucleotide cyclase, whose protein sequence is MLSIDEAFRKFKSRLELNDREQQNAASRHTEVREYLGTKFDISRSFLTGSYARHTKTKPLKDIDIFLVLAEKEKHYRTESPSIVLEDFRKVLADKYGKKSVRKQARSINVDFGVVIDAEDNTDYRVVSIDAVPAFDTSREYEIPDAESDDWIKTDPEIHKEKATAAHQAYSNEWKGLVRMVKYWNNNPLHGEKPIKPSFLIEVMALECLHGGWGGRFDYELQGFFSTLADRVCDEWADPASLGPPISKAMDLDQKQRAVRLLSTASRQASLAIDHVRQGRNGEALRAWRELFGPKFPLS, encoded by the coding sequence ATGCTATCTATTGATGAGGCCTTCCGGAAGTTCAAGTCTCGGCTCGAACTGAACGACAGAGAACAGCAAAACGCCGCCAGTCGGCACACTGAGGTGCGAGAGTACCTGGGAACGAAGTTCGACATCAGCCGCAGTTTTCTCACGGGCTCGTATGCGCGCCATACCAAGACCAAGCCGCTCAAGGATATTGATATCTTCCTGGTCCTGGCCGAGAAGGAGAAACACTACCGGACGGAGTCACCGTCGATTGTCCTGGAGGATTTTCGGAAGGTACTCGCAGACAAGTACGGCAAGAAATCAGTGCGCAAGCAGGCGCGCTCCATCAACGTGGACTTCGGTGTGGTCATCGACGCTGAGGACAACACGGACTACCGCGTCGTCAGTATCGACGCCGTGCCGGCTTTCGATACCAGTCGCGAGTACGAGATTCCAGACGCAGAATCGGACGATTGGATTAAAACGGATCCTGAGATCCACAAAGAGAAGGCGACTGCGGCTCACCAGGCGTACTCCAATGAGTGGAAGGGACTCGTCCGCATGGTGAAGTACTGGAACAATAATCCGTTACACGGAGAAAAGCCTATCAAGCCTTCCTTCTTGATCGAAGTCATGGCCTTGGAGTGTCTGCACGGCGGATGGGGGGGACGCTTCGATTACGAATTGCAGGGCTTTTTCTCGACGCTCGCCGACCGCGTTTGCGATGAGTGGGCTGATCCCGCATCCCTGGGGCCTCCCATCAGTAAGGCAATGGACCTGGATCAAAAGCAGCGAGCAGTAAGACTGCTGAGCACAGCCAGTCGTCAGGCGTCCCTGGCGATCGACCATGTCCGACAAGGACGAAATGGTGAAGCACTGCGAGCTTGGCGTGAATTGTTCGGCCCCAAGTTTCCCCTGTCTTGA
- a CDS encoding AAA family ATPase, with protein sequence MIKNTTSSAIALPKGIHRQWMLPNAALSAQWDSIVLDETLKKQLLSQAVVNFTVRGKIDRSVLPLHGVILLVGPPGTGKTSLARGLAHRIAESFQGDTFRLLEVEPHSLTSSAMGKTQRAVSDLFSQSIAEAASVGPTIVLLDEVETLAANRSKLSLEANPVDVHRATDAVLVQLDALADQYPKLLFVATSNFPEAVDSAFTSRCDLVLNVSLPDQGACKRILKECIEGLSRNFPELAKLPLSPQFSQCADECVGLDGRTIRKVVANALAASPQTAMDPNKVTIKDLIDAANSARSHRSVSGKSR encoded by the coding sequence ATGATCAAAAACACCACATCTTCCGCCATTGCTCTACCAAAAGGTATTCACCGTCAGTGGATGCTGCCCAACGCGGCGCTTAGCGCGCAATGGGATTCCATCGTCTTGGATGAAACGCTCAAGAAGCAGTTGCTTTCACAAGCGGTCGTGAATTTCACCGTCCGCGGAAAAATAGACCGTAGTGTCCTGCCCTTGCATGGCGTCATCCTTCTGGTGGGCCCTCCAGGAACCGGAAAGACGTCCTTGGCACGAGGCTTGGCGCACCGCATCGCCGAGTCGTTCCAGGGCGACACGTTCCGCTTGCTTGAGGTGGAACCTCACTCGCTGACGAGCTCGGCGATGGGGAAAACACAACGGGCGGTGTCAGATTTGTTCTCACAATCCATCGCCGAGGCGGCCTCCGTGGGACCGACCATCGTTCTGCTCGATGAAGTGGAGACGCTGGCGGCCAACCGCTCGAAGCTCAGCCTCGAAGCAAACCCCGTCGATGTTCACCGCGCGACTGATGCTGTACTCGTTCAACTCGACGCCCTGGCCGACCAATACCCAAAGCTCCTGTTCGTCGCGACCAGTAACTTCCCTGAGGCTGTAGATAGCGCATTTACCTCGCGCTGCGATTTAGTCCTCAATGTTTCACTTCCGGATCAGGGCGCCTGCAAGCGTATTTTGAAGGAGTGTATTGAAGGCTTGAGCAGGAATTTTCCAGAACTCGCTAAGTTGCCATTATCTCCGCAGTTCAGCCAATGTGCTGACGAATGCGTGGGGCTGGACGGCCGAACGATCCGTAAAGTCGTGGCCAACGCGCTTGCCGCGAGTCCTCAGACGGCCATGGACCCCAATAAGGTCACAATCAAGGACTTAATTGACGCCGCCAATAGCGCCAGAAGCCATCGGTCTGTCTCCGGGAAAAGTAGATGA
- a CDS encoding TetR/AcrR family transcriptional regulator — protein sequence MGKRGPAPSFDRSEALRSAMNVFWEFGYEGATISHLKEAMGGLCSPSLYAAFGSKEALFREAVELYRTDSRRFWGDEQPTARESVETLLRNAAIRYSTPGQPRGCMVDLGTMLSSPSSRSIQDYLKACRHEAAEKIRTRLQRGIAEGDLDARTNVEALTAFYTTVLQGLSTQATDGASRETMMAAVDYAMAAWDPLPGTPRSSTASS from the coding sequence ATGGGTAAGAGAGGTCCGGCCCCGAGCTTCGATCGTTCCGAGGCATTGCGCTCGGCGATGAACGTGTTCTGGGAGTTCGGATACGAGGGGGCCACCATCTCGCATCTGAAGGAGGCGATGGGAGGGCTGTGTTCTCCCAGCCTCTACGCGGCGTTCGGCTCGAAAGAGGCGCTGTTCCGCGAGGCGGTCGAGCTCTACCGCACCGACAGCCGTCGCTTCTGGGGGGACGAGCAGCCGACGGCCCGCGAATCCGTCGAGACCCTGCTGCGCAACGCCGCCATCCGCTACTCGACGCCCGGCCAGCCGCGGGGCTGCATGGTGGATCTCGGCACGATGCTCAGCTCGCCCAGCAGCCGCAGCATCCAGGACTACCTGAAGGCGTGCCGACACGAGGCCGCGGAGAAGATCCGGACGCGCCTCCAACGCGGCATCGCCGAGGGCGACCTCGATGCAAGAACCAACGTCGAAGCGCTCACGGCCTTCTACACCACGGTCCTCCAGGGCCTCTCGACGCAAGCCACCGACGGCGCCTCTCGCGAGACGATGATGGCGGCGGTCGATTACGCGATGGCGGCCTGGGACCCGTTGCCCGGCACGCCACGTTCCTCCACTGCCTCCTCGTAA
- a CDS encoding HORMA domain containing protein encodes MTSVAVYSYTHSVTYVADNILKSLKEIIRQSGLSMTHLVDKWNNTLNAIRIWIESGHLELVVLEIFHPQTSALLIRWDIRIVYEWAADAGSFWTDTEHLSYHIKKAGVLPSEAHYRILLQTKPGCPDIDGWVNTSYRSTAGMVRQSLGSTVEHSGLSAQAGYWRQG; translated from the coding sequence ATGACCAGCGTCGCGGTTTATTCTTATACCCACTCCGTCACCTATGTGGCGGACAACATTCTCAAGAGCCTGAAGGAAATCATTCGGCAAAGCGGGCTCAGCATGACCCACCTCGTCGACAAATGGAACAACACATTGAATGCCATTCGAATCTGGATCGAATCCGGGCATCTGGAGTTGGTCGTGCTCGAGATATTCCATCCTCAAACGAGTGCTCTCCTTATACGATGGGACATCAGGATCGTTTATGAGTGGGCTGCCGACGCGGGCTCATTCTGGACGGACACCGAGCACCTCAGCTATCACATCAAAAAGGCTGGAGTTCTACCCAGCGAAGCTCATTACAGGATTTTGCTTCAGACCAAGCCGGGCTGCCCCGATATAGATGGTTGGGTAAACACCAGCTACCGCTCGACAGCAGGAATGGTCAGGCAAAGCTTGGGCTCGACCGTGGAGCACAGTGGGCTGAGTGCCCAGGCTGGATACTGGAGACAAGGCTGA